One Budorcas taxicolor isolate Tak-1 chromosome 13, Takin1.1, whole genome shotgun sequence DNA window includes the following coding sequences:
- the SCAND1 gene encoding SCAN domain-containing protein 1, which produces MAAPEQSLAPAGSPAPSSGKEEGAGPSSGTEGDPAGSSSTPEAPPSIPDSSNPSAAVPEANVTPPAAASAALDLPVGPAPQGPAPLAEASPRSPPGPGGSRPGPETFRQRFRQFRYQDAAGPREAFRQLRELSRQWLRPDIRTKEQIVEMLVQEQLLAILPEAARARRLRRRTDVRITG; this is translated from the coding sequence ATGGCGGCCCCCGAGCAAAGCTTGGCTCCAGCCGGAAGCCCCGCGCCATCCTCGGGGAAAGAAGAAGGAGCCGGCCCGAGCTCAGGCACGGAGGGTGACCCTGCGGGCTCCTCCTCGACTCCTGAAGCCCCACCATCTATCCCCGACTCCTCCAATCCCAGCGCCGCGGTCCCCGAAGCGAATGTTACGCCTCCTGCGGCGGCCTCCGCCGCCCTAGACCTGCCTGTCGGACCCGCACCCCAGGGCCCTGCGCCGCTTGCCGAAGCCTCTCCGCGCTCCCCTCCAGGTCCTGGCGGCTCCCGGCCCGGCCCAGAGACTTTCCGCCAGCGATTCCGGCAGTTCCGCTACCAAGACGCTGCAGGCCCACGGGAGGCGTTCCGACAGCTTCGGGAGCTCTCGCGCCAATGGCTGCGGCCCGACATCCGCACAAAGGAGCAGATCGTGGAGATGCTAGTGCAGGAGCAGCTTCTCGCCATCCTGCCCGAGGCGGCGCGGGCCCGGCGGCTTCGCCGCCGCACCGACGTGCGCATCACCGGCTGA